The following is a genomic window from Bombus vancouverensis nearcticus chromosome 15, iyBomVanc1_principal, whole genome shotgun sequence.
acTATGGAAATGCATGATGATTTACAATTGAAATAAATGATAACGAAATTAAGTAAATGATAGAACAGATGAAATTGTACAAGTATACAACTATCAGGCACCAATATGATCTACTCTGTACATTCTGtgataattttatgtaatttataaaaaaataaagcaGATGCGTTCTAAAACTTACTTGTTTCACAAAATAAAAACATTCTGCATCAGAAATTGCTTGAATCTTTCTGCATTAAtctgattttattatttttacatttcacTAATTGTTAGTGAAAATGTATTGTATGATCagtcaaaaataaaaaaattaaaatcttaGTAGACTAGTGATTTAAAGTAACAAGACCAGCTGGTCCTAATCCTAACTTTGTAGGTACTCCTTTTACTCTCAATGGTTGAAAACCAAGTTCACTCTTTGGAATCCCATATTCTTGTAATTTAGTTTCATACGTTCGAAGTAGATCGTCATGCGCTTTGCAAACTTTTGCTAATTCATATTGTAGATCTTGTATGGCACTGTTTTTTCTATTCAACAGATtctgaagaagaagaaaaaacatttacataaaaagaggaaaagagagcaTATCCTGCAGATAAAAGACATTTGCATATAAAAAAAGGGGAGAGGGCATAAAGAATATTCTGCAAAAAAgaacatttatataaaaaagaaaaggaaaaaaattacAAACCTCTAATTTTTTATTAGCATTAATAACGACCATTGGATCTAGTTGAGCAGCAGTAAGTACTTCGCTGATCTGTGCTTCACGCTGTTCTAATAAATCCGATAATTTCTCAAGTTTCTTTTCTAAAAGAATGTTCTTTAAACCTGTCTTCTGTTGGAGCTCAAGTATTGCTGAGACAAATCTTGAATGTAATTCGTTTCTTTCAGACTGACACTAAACAAAAAAACATGACTTTTCAATTTAAGTTATAATGACTTCACAATAAgcgtaattttatttagaaaggAACATATATGTTTTTATTTACCTTTTCAAAACGTACTTCTAATACTTCGTTTTCCCATTTTAAGTTCTCTAACTCTTTTGTAGCTATTATTAATCTTTTTTTAGTACTCTAAAAGAATTAAGGTCTTGGACAAAAAATAACCCACATAACATATGTGacaaaattttaaatacttaCAATTAAGCTTTGTTTATCTTTATCATAATTTGCAAGTTGGCGAGTGTAATTTGCTAAGGATTCTTCATATGACTTTATATCagtagaatattttttattttcgataGTTAACTCTCGTACTTGTTTTTTCATACGCTCTTCATTACTTCTCATTTCATCCATTTGGTCCTACAAATCCaataatgttattatatatatgactAACttgctttttaattaattatacctTCATACTCTTTATCAAAGACAAATTGTTAAGAGTAATGTCATTATAATAAGTTTTCATTTCTGCAAATGCAACTTCATGGTTTTTTATCAAATTTGCAATTtgtgtattttttctttcttctacttCAGTTATTTCCATTCGATGTTTTAAAGTAAGGGATTCATATTGACTCGTCAACTTCTGTTCATATTTTTGTTCCAATTCTTGAGCTTCAGTTTCAAACTGTTTTATCAGCTTATCTGTTTCTTCTGCATGTTGCTAAATAGTAAATTTCAATTTACAAAATGCTTAATAGTAACAAAAGGTATATGATATTTTTTTCGTACCAATTTTAAtgcttttatttcatttatatggGCCAAATCTTGTTCTTTTTGCAATCTTTTTAATTCTCTCTTATCTTTAATCAATTCATTTTCTTGAAGAGTATGATCATCTTGTGCCATTTTAAGAGCAACCATATGTTCAGCTTTAGTTTCTGACAAATTAGTTTGATGCTCATACATTAAATGTTTTACTTTCTGTTTATATAATTTGAGCTCTGCTTCGTGTTTTTCTGATAACTCTTCTTTTTCAtgttctttatttctttaaaaatacatatacatatcagttaaatttcattaacattaaatttacaattaaatGTAGAAAAATACCTGACAGTTGCCTGCGCTTCATCTAATTGATGTCTCGTAATTTCCCAAAAAGTTCTAATCTTATCTCTTTCAAGttgaaaaaaatttctttcctcTCGTTCACGCTCCATTTCTTCAAGTATCTTGTGTGCATAAACTTCTAATTGTTCTCTATTCATTTTCGACGTATCTACACCATCAACAGTAGCAGGTACTTTTGCTTTCTTAGGTCcctataaaagtaaaataatttatatatgcatAATTCAGATTTTGTTGATTAAATGTTTGCAATCAAAAATTTAAAGGCTCaccatttttataaaaaattaaaatcagaAGAATAGAGTATCACGAGAATTGGATATCACGAAAATGGATATCTATTTTGTCATCAATTTCGATGATtatcaataaaaatttataaaaataggtGATAAAGTATATCAATAtcaattattactttaaaatatcgatatctttattttataatttcattaataaacGTAAAGACAACTACATATTTCCAACGTGAAGTTATACAGTGTTTTGTCAGATTAGTTGCTAAGTAACCAAAATTTTATAGCGTCAATGCATGCAGAATATGTACGATTTTATAGTATAATAGGAAGGAAAATACTGTTTTATTACTCATTAACcatataattttattgtatataaatgaaataatatgaaaacaCATTAAATGCATGCAAATGTATTTAACGTAATCgaaacaatattttacaataatagcTTAAAGTTCCTAATATATCGAGGTCAATAAGGAATTATTTATTGATATAAGAAAATTACATTTGTTTCTATTCCATAAAAATAAGCTTATAAACAAATTTGTTCTCTTTTTGTATTTGTAAATTCATATAAATGTTGGCTATAACGTTAAACATATCATAAAATATGTTTAGAAAAAACATTCTTTTTATAGTGCTATAGTACAAATATTGTGATAATAGGTATTTTATCTTTCTATTGCTTATCacattataaattattctattaaAAAGTGTGTAACAATATGCTACGTGTCTACATTTTGAAGCACTGTATGTATAACgcgttaatatttaataataatgaatgCACATTACTCAATGTAGTTTTCAAATAACTAAAAAATGCATGTAAATAACCTATAAAAGTAGCCACCAACCAATATgctttgtattaattttaacCATTATCATCATAGATcaagtataattttatattttttttaatgataaaaataaaaatgtatcaaTAATGAAGTCATTAGTAATAACACATATTAAGTACTCATTAATGCAATTTCTTTCTTGCAATTTTTTTTGTCACAATTTTGTTTGTGAACAATTGAAAAATCGTGtaatatcaataataataaatatcatgCCTTGTTTGTAAGAATTTGGGTATATACGTATTTACATAAACATTTAGAAAGTAAAATATGAGGTAGACTCATTTTACTGATACAAAGAATATTGTGTGGTAAATTGTATGCGTTTTGGTCCATTGAAAATTCTTATACAAACTCGTGCAAGGTTTGTGCCCACATTAGGTCTTTATGTAATAATCATGTAACGCGTTTTAAAATGATTATATTGTGTATAATTATACTGTGCTCATTCATTAATAAATATAGTCACATTTCAAGATTATACAGTCCTGACCTTAATTTTatactattattaaaatttgatgtaACATTGCATATACAACATATACAATACTACCTGAGAAAGTTGATATTacataacaaaaataaataattatgttgaataattacataaccaCCCTCATGAAAAGATTCATTTAAGTTAGAATATCAAATGGAATGCTATATATATTATCCGTCTTTCTATAATATTAGTTTGCTTCACCCTTAAATTGAAGTAGGCATCCTACTGCACCAAAATAACcctacaattagaaaaggaaaagaatataaatacatTCTTTTAAATTCTTCAAGCTTATATAAGACTATTTCATATATAACCTCATGCTCTAAAAACAAAGCTTTCATCGTTCCTTTAGACCAATAATCCATAGCATAGGCCAGAAGTTTCATTGATATAGGATTTACTCTAAGAAAATTTCCTACAAATACTACCTAAAATTACCAGATAATGTTACTATTAAAAATTAAGTATGATAGATACattaattatgaatatattTTACCCTTTCAATTTTTTCATTGACGGCACACATACGCGCGATAGAACCAATATTGTTTGTAATGGTAACAAGTGTTGCGCGTGCGAGATCTTGTTTGCTAACTGCATTCCGTCGATCTTTAGAAT
Proteins encoded in this region:
- the Gas8 gene encoding growth arrest specific protein 8, with amino-acid sequence MGPKKAKVPATVDGVDTSKMNREQLEVYAHKILEEMEREREERNFFQLERDKIRTFWEITRHQLDEAQATVRNKEHEKEELSEKHEAELKLYKQKVKHLMYEHQTNLSETKAEHMVALKMAQDDHTLQENELIKDKRELKRLQKEQDLAHINEIKALKLQHAEETDKLIKQFETEAQELEQKYEQKLTSQYESLTLKHRMEITEVEERKNTQIANLIKNHEVAFAEMKTYYNDITLNNLSLIKSMKDQMDEMRSNEERMKKQVRELTIENKKYSTDIKSYEESLANYTRQLANYDKDKQSLISTKKRLIIATKELENLKWENEVLEVRFEKCQSERNELHSRFVSAILELQQKTGLKNILLEKKLEKLSDLLEQREAQISEVLTAAQLDPMVVINANKKLENLLNRKNSAIQDLQYELAKVCKAHDDLLRTYETKLQEYGIPKSELGFQPLRVKGVPTKLGLGPAGLVTLNH